A genome region from Natranaeroarchaeum sulfidigenes includes the following:
- a CDS encoding halocyanin domain-containing protein → MSNQQSRRRFIAASGTVALTALAGCADDGDENGAVEVDDSDDENGTENDDDGSIGEIDEVPVAIEEYLQDAPNYDGTMVDATGEEQVTVSLTDTNVFEPAAIRIDSGTTVEWVWEGGAHNVVSDEDSASDFNSGDVVAEDGTTFDQSFDDDGIQLYYCEPHTAEGMYGAIDVTETEG, encoded by the coding sequence ATGTCGAACCAACAGAGCCGCCGCCGATTTATCGCTGCGAGTGGAACCGTCGCCCTCACTGCCCTGGCCGGCTGTGCCGATGACGGCGATGAAAACGGAGCCGTGGAGGTCGACGATAGCGACGACGAGAACGGAACAGAAAACGATGACGACGGATCTATCGGCGAGATCGACGAGGTCCCTGTAGCGATCGAGGAGTATCTACAGGACGCGCCTAACTACGATGGGACGATGGTCGACGCGACAGGCGAGGAGCAGGTGACAGTCTCACTGACTGACACCAACGTCTTCGAACCGGCCGCGATCCGGATCGACTCGGGCACGACCGTCGAATGGGTCTGGGAGGGTGGTGCGCACAACGTCGTCTCCGACGAGGATTCCGCATCGGACTTCAACAGCGGTGATGTCGTTGCCGAAGACGGGACGACTTTCGATCAGTCCTTTGACGACGACGGGATTCAGCTGTACTACTGTGAACCCCACACTGCTGAAGGGATGTACGGCGCGATCGATGTCACCGAGACCGAAGGCTGA
- a CDS encoding inorganic phosphate transporter has translation MAWALGANSNSPPFAPAIGANAISTMRAAFIIGILAALGALTQGGAISETVGQSLILDVQITALAAIAGLITAASFMIFGVYSGYPVPAAFATTGAMVGVGLSLGGAPAIDTYRELVTFWLLVPPTSGGMAYITAKLLRRDDIPDTVGVPLLAGIVGGILANIRLGVIPSPPEIDQNSVAEFVSRLVGEPTVLGIDVAVVLVTLVFGVVGFSFIRKQTIKSAEKGIKTFLLVLGGVVAFSSGGSQVGLATGPLENLFGVELGLPGIVLLTIGAVGILAGAWMGAPRLLQATSREYAQLGARRSIAALVPGFIIAQIAIALGIPTSFNNIIISGVIGGGLAAGSAGVSRRKIGVTLAFWLITLSTSIVIGFGLYQLLSTVLGIQ, from the coding sequence ATGGCGTGGGCGCTCGGCGCGAACAGCAACTCGCCCCCCTTCGCCCCGGCGATCGGCGCGAACGCCATCTCGACAATGCGAGCGGCGTTTATTATCGGCATCCTTGCGGCGCTGGGCGCGCTCACGCAGGGTGGTGCGATCTCCGAGACTGTCGGACAGAGCCTGATTCTCGACGTTCAGATTACCGCGCTCGCCGCGATTGCGGGACTCATCACTGCTGCGTCATTCATGATCTTCGGTGTCTACTCCGGGTATCCGGTGCCAGCGGCGTTCGCGACGACCGGAGCGATGGTCGGTGTCGGGCTCTCGCTCGGCGGCGCGCCGGCAATCGATACGTATCGCGAACTCGTCACCTTCTGGCTCCTCGTCCCCCCGACCTCCGGTGGGATGGCCTATATAACCGCGAAACTACTCAGACGGGACGACATTCCCGATACTGTCGGAGTTCCGCTGCTGGCGGGTATCGTCGGTGGGATCCTCGCGAATATTCGACTCGGCGTGATACCGTCGCCACCGGAAATCGACCAGAATTCGGTTGCGGAGTTCGTCTCGCGGCTCGTCGGAGAACCCACAGTGCTTGGGATCGACGTCGCTGTCGTGCTCGTAACCCTCGTGTTCGGCGTTGTGGGGTTCTCGTTTATCCGCAAGCAGACCATAAAATCGGCCGAAAAGGGTATCAAAACGTTCCTCCTCGTGCTGGGGGGTGTCGTCGCTTTCTCCAGTGGGGGCAGTCAGGTCGGACTGGCAACCGGCCCCCTCGAAAACCTCTTTGGCGTCGAACTCGGGCTCCCAGGAATCGTCCTGCTGACGATCGGTGCAGTGGGGATCCTTGCCGGTGCATGGATGGGCGCACCACGGCTGCTGCAGGCAACCTCCCGAGAGTACGCCCAGCTGGGAGCTCGTCGGTCGATCGCCGCGCTTGTCCCCGGCTTCATCATCGCCCAGATCGCAATCGCGCTTGGCATCCCCACCTCCTTCAATAACATCATCATCTCGGGCGTGATCGGGGGCGGGCTCGCCGCTGGCTCGGCTGGCGTCTCGCGCAGAAAGATCGGCGTCACGCTGGCGTTCTGGCTGATCACGCTCTCGACGTCGATCGTCATCGGCTTCGGGCTGTATCAACTGCTTTCGACCGTGCTGGGAATTCAGTAA
- a CDS encoding universal stress protein: MAPSHVLVPLDGSPLADDALEHALETFECPITVVNVILPLDAPMSEGGLLGADEERVGAAREHAELVIEQAERQADVADRTVDIMIETGDPADVILDVAEDRDVDHVVMGGHGGDANRIAKRLLGTVATKVVAEAPVSVTVIR, from the coding sequence GTGGCACCTTCACACGTCCTCGTCCCGCTGGACGGCTCGCCGCTGGCTGACGACGCACTCGAACACGCACTGGAAACGTTCGAGTGTCCGATCACGGTTGTGAACGTCATCCTGCCGCTCGACGCGCCGATGAGCGAGGGGGGTCTTCTCGGCGCTGATGAGGAGCGAGTCGGTGCCGCCCGCGAGCACGCCGAACTGGTAATCGAGCAAGCGGAACGTCAGGCAGACGTGGCGGATCGAACGGTCGACATCATGATCGAGACTGGTGATCCGGCGGACGTGATCCTCGACGTTGCCGAGGACCGTGACGTCGATCACGTCGTCATGGGCGGGCACGGCGGCGACGCGAATCGGATCGCAAAACGGCTCCTCGGGACGGTTGCGACGAAAGTCGTGGCGGAAGCTCCGGTGTCCGTGACTGTGATCAGGTAG